In Brevundimonas sp. SGAir0440, one DNA window encodes the following:
- a CDS encoding PAS domain-containing sensor histidine kinase — protein MAEADIAYVATAGAAGLAMAVSAWALLLRGRLHETAVAAERERVEALADLSRHDAMLRAFDDVSLALTPDGQAAGLPIGSAELIARLAGEDTEAGAAVLNKLRITHGALIDALVHEGQAFEGLVALDDVEPWRIEGRVAGGSAWLRLSPASRFTLTGADATESGLALLGDASPTPTWVVDGTGKLAWANRAWLNETNAESIDDAVEKGVSFDRGADALVAEAARLGVRQEGFRWTTGGGARRAWRIIAEPAGGGAVTAFAIEVTEAEETRDTLRRHVDAHDETLNHLADAVAIFGPQKRLAFHNTAFQALFDIDAAWLDERPTHAELLDRLRQRRSLPEVVDYAGWKARELEFYGASEASPDDSWSLPDGRTLRVVRQPHPLGGILLIFSDITDELKLRSRFNAQIQVQRATLDKLNDAVAVFGSDGRLRLHNEAFETFWNLSADKIATASDFDALAELCKAVLPDPALWLGLKARVADPDPESRVAISGEGRTVDGRVAAWQTRPLPDGATLVAFSDVTARRGLEQALVQREQALAESQALKREFVGSVSYELRTPLTTIVGYSELLETMGELPERSRQHAGAIRIAASQLARSIDDVLDMAQIDAGEMELSLGDLRVCDLLSQAAEKVRARVEGRGATLTVSCPADLKPIRADEHRIGQALDHLLENAARAVSEGGAVELKAETGPSEIRLTVSDTGRGIPYHLQAHVFDRFVRRERGGPGVGLALVKALVELHGGWAEVESEPGKGAAFILHLPPGAATTAAAPELQLEI, from the coding sequence ATGGCCGAGGCCGACATCGCCTATGTCGCCACAGCGGGCGCAGCCGGACTGGCCATGGCCGTCAGCGCCTGGGCCTTGCTGCTGCGTGGGCGGTTGCATGAGACCGCCGTCGCCGCCGAGCGCGAGCGGGTCGAGGCCCTGGCCGACCTCAGCCGCCATGACGCCATGCTGCGCGCCTTCGACGACGTCAGCCTGGCCCTGACGCCGGATGGGCAGGCGGCCGGTCTGCCGATCGGTTCGGCCGAACTGATCGCGCGGCTGGCGGGTGAGGACACCGAGGCCGGGGCCGCCGTCCTGAACAAGCTCCGGATCACCCACGGCGCGCTGATCGACGCCCTGGTTCACGAAGGTCAGGCGTTCGAAGGTCTGGTCGCGCTGGACGATGTAGAGCCCTGGCGGATCGAGGGACGGGTCGCGGGCGGTTCGGCCTGGCTGCGGCTGTCGCCCGCGTCGCGCTTCACCCTGACCGGGGCGGATGCGACGGAAAGCGGCCTGGCCCTGCTGGGCGACGCCTCGCCCACCCCGACCTGGGTCGTGGACGGGACCGGCAAGCTGGCCTGGGCCAACCGCGCCTGGCTGAACGAGACCAATGCCGAGAGCATCGACGACGCCGTCGAAAAGGGCGTGTCCTTCGACCGCGGCGCCGACGCCCTGGTCGCCGAGGCCGCGCGTCTGGGCGTGCGCCAGGAGGGCTTCCGCTGGACGACCGGCGGGGGCGCGCGGCGCGCCTGGCGCATCATCGCCGAACCGGCGGGCGGCGGCGCCGTCACCGCCTTCGCCATCGAGGTGACCGAGGCGGAAGAGACGCGCGACACCCTGCGCCGCCACGTCGACGCCCATGACGAGACGCTGAACCACCTGGCCGACGCCGTCGCCATCTTCGGCCCGCAAAAGCGGCTGGCCTTCCACAACACCGCCTTCCAGGCCTTGTTCGACATCGACGCGGCCTGGCTGGACGAACGTCCGACCCATGCCGAACTGCTGGACCGTCTGCGCCAGCGTCGCAGCCTGCCCGAGGTCGTCGACTACGCCGGCTGGAAGGCGCGTGAGTTGGAGTTCTACGGCGCGTCGGAGGCCTCGCCGGACGACAGTTGGTCCCTGCCGGACGGGCGCACCCTGCGCGTCGTGCGCCAGCCGCACCCGCTGGGCGGCATTCTGCTGATCTTCTCGGACATCACCGACGAGCTGAAGCTGCGCAGCCGCTTCAACGCCCAGATCCAGGTCCAGCGCGCGACGCTGGACAAGCTGAACGACGCGGTCGCGGTGTTCGGCTCGGACGGCCGACTGCGCCTGCACAATGAGGCCTTCGAAACCTTCTGGAACCTGTCGGCGGACAAGATCGCCACGGCCTCGGATTTCGACGCCCTGGCCGAACTGTGCAAGGCCGTGCTGCCCGATCCCGCCCTGTGGCTGGGACTGAAGGCGCGCGTCGCCGATCCTGATCCCGAGAGCCGCGTCGCCATCTCCGGCGAGGGCCGGACCGTGGACGGTCGCGTCGCCGCCTGGCAGACCCGTCCCCTGCCGGACGGCGCGACCCTGGTCGCCTTCTCGGACGTGACCGCGCGTCGCGGGCTGGAGCAGGCGCTGGTGCAGCGCGAACAGGCCCTGGCCGAAAGCCAGGCGCTGAAGCGCGAGTTCGTGGGCAGCGTCTCCTATGAGTTGCGCACGCCGCTGACGACCATCGTCGGCTATTCCGAACTGCTGGAGACGATGGGCGAGCTGCCCGAGCGCAGCCGCCAGCACGCGGGCGCCATTCGCATCGCCGCCAGCCAACTGGCCCGCTCCATCGACGACGTGCTGGACATGGCCCAGATCGACGCCGGCGAGATGGAGCTGTCGCTGGGCGACCTCAGGGTCTGCGACCTGCTGAGCCAGGCCGCCGAAAAGGTCCGGGCGCGGGTCGAGGGGCGCGGCGCCACCCTGACCGTGTCCTGTCCCGCCGATCTCAAACCCATCCGCGCCGACGAGCACCGCATCGGCCAGGCGCTGGATCATCTGCTGGAGAATGCGGCGCGCGCCGTGTCCGAAGGCGGGGCGGTGGAGCTGAAGGCCGAGACCGGCCCGTCCGAAATCCGCCTGACGGTGTCCGACACCGGGCGCGGCATTCCCTATCACCTGCAGGCCCATGTCTTCGATCGCTTCGTGCGGCGTGAGAGGGGCGGCCCCGGCGTGGGTCTGGCCCTGGTCAAGGCCCTGGTCGAACTGCACGGCGGCTGGGCCGAGGTCGAAAGCGAGCCGGGCAAGGGCGCCGCCTTCATCCTGCATCTGCCGCCGGGCGCCGCGACCACCGCCGCCGCGCCCGAGCTTCAGCTAGAGATTTAG
- the pyrF gene encoding orotidine-5'-phosphate decarboxylase, which translates to MTDPQTASDRAPDERIICALDVPTTAEAAALAERIGDAIGFYKVGLQLFAVDGMALARELKAQGRKIFLDWKLHDIGATVEKATANLAGADCDLLTVHARPQVMAAAARGAAGSKMKVLGVTVLTSLTADDLAADDHSLSPADLVERRVRQALEAGIDGVVSSPHEAARARALAIEAGRPDFLIVTPGVRPVGAALDDQARAATPQAALEAGATHLVIGRPITAATDPRAAAQAIAQQIALI; encoded by the coding sequence ATGACCGATCCCCAAACCGCCTCCGATCGTGCGCCCGACGAGCGGATCATCTGCGCCCTGGACGTGCCGACGACGGCCGAGGCGGCCGCCCTGGCCGAGCGGATCGGCGATGCGATCGGCTTCTACAAGGTCGGACTGCAACTGTTCGCGGTCGATGGCATGGCGCTGGCGCGGGAACTGAAGGCGCAGGGCCGGAAGATCTTTCTGGACTGGAAGCTGCACGACATCGGCGCGACCGTAGAGAAGGCGACGGCCAATCTGGCGGGCGCGGATTGCGACCTGCTGACGGTGCATGCGCGACCCCAGGTCATGGCGGCGGCGGCGCGCGGCGCGGCGGGATCGAAGATGAAGGTTCTCGGGGTCACCGTTCTGACCAGCCTGACAGCCGACGATTTGGCCGCCGACGACCACAGCCTGTCGCCGGCCGATCTGGTCGAGCGGCGCGTGCGTCAGGCGCTGGAGGCCGGAATCGACGGCGTCGTCTCCAGCCCGCATGAGGCGGCGCGTGCCCGGGCTCTGGCGATCGAGGCGGGCCGGCCCGACTTTCTGATCGTCACGCCCGGCGTGCGACCCGTCGGCGCGGCGCTAGACGATCAGGCGCGGGCGGCGACGCCACAGGCGGCGCTTGAAGCCGGCGCGACCCATCTGGTCATCGGTCGACCAATCACGGCGGCGACCGATCCGCGCGCGGCGGCGCAAGCGATCGCACAGCAGATCGCCCTGATCTGA
- a CDS encoding DUF1674 domain-containing protein — protein sequence MTEHPTLAPNDADETPAAAPVFNADVPHATPERPLSEAARRALQEAADRRAAESTVQADTEYGGPTGPEPTRFGDWEKKGLAVDF from the coding sequence GTGACCGAACATCCCACCCTCGCGCCGAATGACGCCGACGAGACGCCGGCTGCGGCGCCCGTTTTCAATGCCGACGTGCCCCACGCCACGCCGGAACGGCCGCTCAGCGAGGCCGCGCGGCGCGCGCTTCAGGAAGCGGCGGATCGTCGCGCGGCGGAATCGACGGTTCAGGCGGACACGGAATACGGCGGTCCGACCGGTCCCGAACCGACCCGTTTCGGCGACTGGGAGAAGAAGGGGCTGGCGGTCGATTTCTGA
- a CDS encoding MarC family protein: MNAVDLGVNLFVTLFALLDPIGNLPIFAAATAGATLRQRISVSALICAFAAVFLAFFLFTGLGLLQFFGISLAAFRIAGGILLLFLGLDMARGDFLAMFADKDALADSKDVRGYARRRFQRLVVPFAIPLMIGPGAISAVIIQAGEAAKLGYAGTMGSLVAIAAACAVSFVCFALTGSLSRLLGEVGMAIIVKVLGLILCALAIQFILLGLGEAIPGMISGAVTTPYPATK, translated from the coding sequence ATGAACGCAGTCGATTTGGGTGTCAACCTGTTCGTGACCCTGTTCGCCCTGCTGGACCCGATTGGCAATCTGCCGATCTTCGCCGCCGCGACGGCGGGGGCGACCCTGCGTCAGCGGATTTCGGTCTCGGCCCTGATCTGCGCCTTCGCCGCCGTCTTCCTGGCCTTCTTCCTGTTCACGGGCCTGGGCCTGTTGCAGTTCTTCGGCATTTCGCTGGCGGCGTTCCGCATCGCGGGCGGCATACTGCTGCTGTTCCTGGGTCTGGACATGGCGCGCGGCGACTTTCTGGCCATGTTCGCCGACAAGGATGCGCTGGCGGATTCCAAGGATGTGCGCGGCTATGCCCGCAGGCGTTTTCAGCGTCTGGTCGTGCCCTTCGCCATTCCGCTGATGATCGGTCCTGGCGCCATTTCGGCGGTCATCATCCAGGCGGGCGAGGCGGCCAAGCTGGGCTATGCCGGGACCATGGGATCGTTGGTGGCGATCGCGGCGGCCTGCGCCGTCTCCTTCGTCTGTTTCGCCCTGACAGGCTCGCTCAGCCGCCTGCTGGGCGAGGTCGGCATGGCGATCATCGTCAAGGTTCTGGGCCTGATCCTGTGCGCCCTGGCGATCCAGTTCATCCTGCTGGGCCTGGGCGAGGCCATCCCCGGCATGATCTCCGGCGCGGTGACGACGCCTTATCCGGCGACGAAATAA
- a CDS encoding metallopeptidase family protein, translating into MTDPIAPSLDDFARLAQEAFDALPGPFKDAAGEVVIRIDDFADESTLAEMEIEDPFELTGLYHGVDIGRRDSLGPAAEPSRVFLYRRPILDEWCERGDVGIGELIAHVLIHEIGHHLGLTDDDIHAIEDDAD; encoded by the coding sequence ATGACCGACCCGATCGCCCCCTCTCTCGACGACTTCGCCCGCCTGGCGCAGGAGGCGTTCGACGCCCTGCCCGGACCGTTCAAAGATGCGGCGGGCGAGGTGGTCATCCGCATCGACGACTTCGCCGACGAGTCGACGCTTGCCGAGATGGAGATCGAGGATCCGTTCGAGCTGACGGGCCTGTATCACGGCGTGGACATCGGCCGGCGCGACAGCCTGGGCCCGGCGGCCGAGCCGTCGCGGGTCTTCCTCTATCGCCGCCCCATCCTGGACGAATGGTGCGAGCGCGGCGACGTTGGGATCGGCGAACTGATCGCCCACGTCCTGATCCACGAGATCGGCCACCACCTGGGCCTGACCGACGACGACATCCACGCCATCGAGGACGACGCGGATTGA
- the htpX gene encoding zinc metalloprotease HtpX yields MNHLKTFILLAAMTALFAGVGYLIGGATGMAIALLFAGGMNLFSYWNADKIVLKMYRAQPVDEQHPNAVVRNYVADVRQMARDAGLPQPQVAIIPNDQPNAFATGRNPENAAVCATTGLLDMLTREEVRGVMAHELAHVKNRDTLIMTVTATIAGAIAALANFALFFGGNDRERPGGIIGTIALMLLAPMAAGLVQMAISRGREYEADRVGAEIAGDPQALASALQKIDAYARRITNQTAERNPASGQMFIINPLAGRGADNLFSTHPATGNRVRALMELGAKMGMQSRARTPDLTQPRPAASFTTTGVPTTPNEPRGPWG; encoded by the coding sequence ATGAACCATCTGAAGACCTTCATTCTGTTGGCGGCGATGACGGCCCTGTTCGCAGGGGTCGGCTATCTGATCGGCGGCGCGACCGGCATGGCGATCGCCCTGCTGTTCGCGGGCGGGATGAATCTGTTCAGCTACTGGAACGCCGACAAGATCGTGCTGAAGATGTACCGGGCCCAGCCGGTCGACGAGCAGCACCCCAACGCCGTGGTCAGGAACTATGTCGCCGACGTGCGTCAGATGGCCCGCGACGCCGGCCTGCCCCAGCCGCAGGTCGCCATCATTCCCAATGATCAGCCCAACGCCTTCGCCACCGGCCGAAACCCCGAGAACGCCGCCGTCTGCGCCACCACCGGCCTGCTGGACATGCTGACGCGCGAGGAGGTGCGCGGGGTGATGGCGCACGAGCTGGCCCATGTGAAGAACCGCGACACCCTGATCATGACGGTGACGGCGACTATCGCCGGAGCCATCGCCGCGCTCGCCAACTTCGCCCTGTTCTTCGGCGGCAACGACCGCGAGCGGCCGGGCGGAATCATTGGCACGATCGCCCTGATGCTGCTGGCGCCGATGGCCGCCGGTCTGGTGCAGATGGCCATCAGCCGGGGCCGCGAATATGAGGCCGACCGCGTCGGCGCCGAGATCGCCGGCGATCCCCAGGCCCTGGCTTCGGCCCTGCAGAAGATCGACGCCTACGCCAGGCGGATCACCAATCAGACGGCTGAGCGCAATCCGGCCTCGGGTCAGATGTTCATCATCAATCCGCTGGCGGGTCGCGGTGCGGACAATCTGTTCTCGACCCATCCGGCGACGGGAAACCGCGTCCGGGCCTTGATGGAGCTTGGCGCGAAGATGGGAATGCAGTCCCGCGCCCGAACGCCGGACCTCACCCAGCCGCGACCGGCCGCCAGTTTCACCACCACGGGCGTCCCGACCACCCCGAACGAGCCGCGCGGTCCCTGGGGCTGA